A part of Streptomyces sp. NBC_01235 genomic DNA contains:
- a CDS encoding serine/threonine-protein kinase — MSEAERAGSSRQDKSARLLAGRYRLGDVLGRGGMGTVWRAEDETLGRTVAVKELRFPGNIDEDEKRRLITRTLREAKAIARIRNNSAVTVFDVVEEDDRPWIVMELVEGKSLAEVIREDGVLEPKRAAEVGLAILDVLRSAHREGILHRDVKPSNVLIAEDGRVVLTDFGIAQVEGDPSITSTGMLVGAPSYISPERARGHKPGPAADLWSLGGLLYASVEGSPPYDKGSAIATLTAVMTEQLGEPKNAGPLKDVIYGLLTKDPARRLDDAGARTMLNAVLHAPEPRHAEPADATKVVPLPAQPDAPGGKGSSAGAEAGEKLRGAFRSVRKAAVAAGAATSAAASRAKSANGPGASGSVSAGEAPKGGAARGTGATATGSAAAPSAAAPSAAAPAASTTKATAASNSTSAPTSASRPASGAASASASVPAARSGSGSGSASGFGAGGNGGNDGRSSGWPVMTPPDLPPRPVPRAPLTDVVPKRTLVIIAVVVVLAVLGTVLALTLGGDDDTAGGSTSGGSRTVAGGSASADTKEDSGSGTGTDGSSAQAGSSSGVTPSNTATAGGAGSGVTATEESKAATHKGGQGYSIGLPTGWKYKSSDSAGDRFTGPDGQTLLVAWTTTPKDDPVADWKNQERYMTRSEYKRVRIQKMNYRSWNTADWEFTYTEGGTAYRTIDRGFVVSDSQGYALMYTAKAAAWGTDLRTTTWATLADTFTPKK; from the coding sequence ATGTCGGAGGCGGAGCGGGCGGGGTCATCCCGTCAGGACAAGAGCGCACGTCTCCTCGCCGGGCGGTACCGGCTGGGAGACGTACTCGGCCGCGGCGGCATGGGGACGGTGTGGCGCGCCGAGGACGAGACCCTCGGACGCACGGTCGCCGTCAAGGAGCTGCGGTTCCCGGGGAACATCGACGAGGACGAGAAGCGGCGGCTGATCACGCGGACGTTGCGCGAGGCCAAGGCCATCGCGCGGATCCGCAACAACAGCGCGGTGACGGTCTTCGACGTCGTCGAGGAGGACGACCGTCCGTGGATCGTCATGGAGCTCGTCGAGGGCAAGTCGCTCGCCGAGGTCATCCGTGAGGACGGCGTGCTGGAGCCGAAGCGTGCGGCCGAGGTCGGGCTGGCGATCCTCGACGTGCTGCGGTCGGCGCACCGCGAGGGCATTCTGCACCGTGACGTGAAGCCGTCGAACGTGCTGATCGCCGAGGACGGCCGGGTCGTGCTCACCGACTTCGGCATCGCCCAGGTCGAGGGTGACCCGTCGATCACCTCCACCGGCATGCTCGTCGGCGCCCCCTCCTACATCTCCCCGGAGCGGGCTCGCGGCCACAAGCCGGGACCGGCGGCCGACCTGTGGTCGCTCGGCGGTCTGCTGTACGCGTCGGTCGAGGGCTCGCCCCCGTACGACAAGGGTTCCGCGATCGCGACGCTCACCGCGGTGATGACCGAGCAGTTGGGGGAGCCGAAGAACGCGGGTCCGCTGAAGGACGTCATCTACGGGCTGCTCACCAAGGATCCCGCGCGCCGACTCGACGACGCCGGGGCGCGGACGATGCTCAACGCGGTACTCCACGCACCCGAGCCGCGTCATGCCGAGCCGGCGGACGCGACGAAGGTCGTGCCGCTGCCGGCCCAGCCGGACGCCCCGGGAGGCAAGGGGAGTTCGGCGGGCGCGGAGGCGGGCGAGAAGCTGCGCGGGGCGTTCCGGTCCGTGCGGAAGGCCGCCGTCGCGGCGGGGGCGGCGACCTCGGCGGCCGCGTCCCGCGCCAAGTCGGCGAACGGGCCGGGTGCTTCCGGTTCCGTGAGTGCGGGCGAGGCGCCGAAGGGTGGGGCGGCACGGGGGACCGGGGCCACGGCCACCGGTTCCGCCGCCGCGCCGTCTGCCGCCGCCCCGTCCGCAGCCGCGCCTGCTGCATCGACGACGAAGGCCACGGCGGCATCGAACTCGACGTCGGCACCGACGTCGGCGTCCAGGCCGGCGTCCGGAGCGGCATCTGCGTCGGCGTCCGTTCCTGCGGCACGTTCCGGTTCCGGGTCGGGTTCCGCTTCCGGTTTCGGTGCGGGGGGTAACGGCGGGAACGATGGCCGGAGTTCGGGATGGCCCGTGATGACGCCGCCGGACCTGCCGCCGCGGCCCGTGCCCAGGGCGCCGCTGACCGACGTGGTGCCGAAGCGGACGCTGGTGATCATCGCCGTGGTCGTGGTGCTCGCGGTGCTCGGTACCGTGCTGGCCCTCACGCTCGGCGGTGACGACGACACTGCGGGCGGCTCGACGAGCGGCGGTTCCCGCACGGTGGCCGGCGGGAGCGCGAGTGCCGACACCAAGGAGGACTCGGGCAGCGGGACCGGTACGGACGGGTCGTCGGCGCAGGCCGGCAGCTCGTCCGGTGTCACGCCGAGCAACACCGCCACGGCCGGGGGCGCCGGGTCCGGCGTCACCGCCACCGAGGAGAGCAAGGCGGCGACGCACAAGGGCGGTCAGGGGTACTCGATCGGGCTGCCCACGGGGTGGAAGTACAAGTCCTCCGACTCCGCCGGGGACCGTTTCACCGGCCCCGACGGGCAGACGCTGCTCGTCGCCTGGACGACCACGCCCAAGGACGATCCGGTCGCCGACTGGAAGAACCAGGAGCGCTACATGACGCGCTCCGAGTACAAGAGGGTCCGAATACAGAAGATGAACTACCGGAGCTGGAACACGGCCGACTGGGAGTTCACCTACACGGAGGGCGGGACGGCGTACCGCACGATCGACCGCGGGTTCGTCGTGAGCGACAGTCAGGGGTACGCGCTGATGTACACGGCGAAGGCCGCCGCGTGGGGCACCGACCTGCGGACGACCACCTGGGCGACGCTGGCGGACACCTTCACGCCGAAGAAGTAG
- a CDS encoding protein kinase, producing MDDYAGRVLVDRYRLPLPPSDEYELTETRAFDTYSGQEVLVRQVPLPEVVEAEVLDAEGLPEGFTARERGTRRPGTRGLGASAGVGAGAGTRRPADPVVRRAMEAAQAAASIPDHPRLDQVFDVFAEGGSLWIVSELVAARPLAALLAEKPLTPYRAAEVASDVLMALRVLHAHGWVHRNITARTVLVCDDGRVMLTGLAVGAAEEALCGYDPVPADEGASGGSGSGSGSGSGGAGGGGGPRASAVALQPGGSGGRGASGGPGAFGGSGGFGGPGDARGGLGGAGAPRGVDGPGGPGGVGGAGGAVGAGHSGSAAPSGAGGFGGAAGGGSGVGGVGAGAVDPEAARRAAIEARGSGALPVPAGEPSGGGGAVARRAPTETGGDIRAARAGAIAAYRAGARAAARVQEAQEAQQNGRAALPGSRTPVDGDTGTGHGGPPGQTADPYGVRGAPVPGSSPHASLPPVQEPSGEVRAGTRWDELLAQAPGSVPPPGSVPRRGPTTALAAERARQARMAVVGPVTERWAPEQAGPVHENWQLAAPIGPATDLWALGALLFRAVQGHAPYPEESTAELVQLVCAEPPAFAEECGPLRPVVESLLRQDPTERLDFEELRGWLRSLVRSAPEPEAGTYVVAAPPTDPRRLPIVRRKGELVRRRRAGLPATHGRHKRGRPDAGHSPRSLGRTLLLLILLVLAAAIAYAVLFMPKAGEDGAAGADGSQRTGATGTTAGQAPDASSEPRPDQTSPGAGASASSGAEATQTQTGGAGGTGGTGSNVADGFTVRKDQAGFQVAVANGWDRTPKNGRGQVVYAHGDFELIVVPGRDSASSNGSDPMVYQREKESELQPYRASSWATASGLRTTTVGARTMAEGQFTWTDSDGRALYVRNLAVLISGRYHIVQVRGPEAERDEVTRLYEQAAATYQYTG from the coding sequence GTGGACGACTATGCGGGTCGGGTACTCGTCGACCGCTACCGCCTGCCGCTGCCGCCCTCCGACGAGTACGAACTCACCGAGACCCGGGCCTTCGACACCTACAGCGGGCAGGAAGTCCTGGTCCGCCAGGTGCCGTTGCCGGAGGTCGTCGAGGCGGAGGTGCTCGACGCGGAGGGGCTGCCCGAGGGGTTCACGGCCCGTGAGCGCGGGACACGGCGACCGGGGACACGGGGCCTGGGCGCGAGTGCCGGCGTGGGCGCGGGTGCCGGGACACGACGGCCCGCCGACCCCGTCGTACGGCGTGCGATGGAGGCGGCCCAGGCCGCGGCGAGCATTCCCGACCATCCGCGGCTGGACCAGGTCTTCGACGTGTTCGCCGAGGGCGGTTCGCTGTGGATAGTGAGTGAACTGGTGGCCGCCCGGCCGCTCGCGGCACTGCTCGCAGAGAAGCCGCTGACGCCGTACCGGGCGGCGGAGGTCGCCTCCGACGTGCTCATGGCGCTGCGGGTACTGCACGCACATGGCTGGGTGCACCGGAACATCACCGCGCGCACCGTCCTCGTCTGCGACGACGGGCGGGTCATGCTGACCGGCCTCGCGGTCGGCGCGGCGGAAGAGGCGCTGTGCGGGTACGACCCGGTACCGGCGGACGAGGGCGCCTCCGGCGGGAGCGGGAGCGGCAGTGGGAGTGGGAGTGGTGGGGCCGGTGGGGGCGGTGGGCCTCGGGCTTCTGCGGTGGCGCTCCAGCCCGGTGGGTCCGGTGGGCGCGGTGCCTCCGGTGGCCCTGGTGCGTTCGGCGGCTCCGGTGGGTTCGGTGGTCCCGGTGACGCGCGAGGTGGGTTGGGTGGTGCCGGTGCGCCCAGGGGTGTCGATGGGCCTGGTGGGCCTGGCGGTGTAGGTGGTGCTGGTGGTGCCGTTGGTGCCGGGCACTCTGGGTCTGCCGCGCCCTCTGGGGCTGGCGGGTTTGGTGGTGCTGCCGGGGGTGGCTCCGGGGTCGGTGGGGTCGGTGCCGGGGCGGTGGATCCCGAGGCCGCTCGGCGGGCTGCCATCGAGGCGCGGGGGTCCGGTGCGTTGCCGGTGCCGGCGGGGGAGCCGTCCGGTGGGGGCGGGGCGGTGGCCCGCAGGGCGCCGACGGAGACCGGCGGAGACATCCGTGCCGCGCGGGCCGGGGCGATCGCCGCGTACCGGGCGGGAGCGCGGGCGGCGGCCCGGGTGCAGGAGGCCCAGGAGGCGCAACAGAACGGGCGCGCGGCCCTCCCCGGCTCCCGGACCCCGGTGGACGGCGACACCGGGACGGGACACGGCGGTCCTCCCGGCCAGACGGCCGACCCCTACGGCGTCCGGGGCGCCCCCGTGCCCGGCTCCTCGCCGCACGCCTCGCTCCCGCCCGTGCAGGAGCCGTCGGGTGAGGTGCGGGCCGGGACCCGTTGGGACGAGCTCCTGGCCCAGGCGCCCGGAAGTGTTCCCCCGCCCGGAAGCGTTCCCCGGCGTGGGCCGACCACCGCGCTGGCCGCCGAACGGGCGCGGCAGGCGCGGATGGCCGTGGTCGGGCCGGTCACCGAGCGGTGGGCGCCCGAGCAGGCCGGACCGGTGCACGAGAACTGGCAGCTGGCCGCGCCGATCGGTCCCGCGACCGACCTGTGGGCGCTCGGCGCGCTGCTCTTCCGGGCCGTACAGGGGCACGCGCCGTACCCGGAGGAGTCGACGGCCGAGCTGGTGCAGCTGGTGTGTGCCGAGCCGCCCGCCTTCGCCGAGGAGTGCGGACCGCTCAGGCCGGTCGTGGAGTCGCTGCTGCGCCAGGACCCCACCGAGCGCCTCGACTTCGAGGAGCTGCGGGGCTGGCTGCGCTCGCTGGTCCGCTCCGCGCCGGAGCCGGAGGCGGGCACGTACGTCGTCGCAGCGCCGCCCACCGATCCGCGCCGGCTGCCGATCGTCCGCCGCAAGGGCGAGCTGGTGCGCAGGCGGCGCGCCGGGCTGCCCGCGACGCACGGGCGGCACAAGCGGGGCCGGCCGGACGCGGGCCACTCACCGCGCAGCCTGGGCCGCACGTTGCTGCTGCTGATCCTGCTGGTGCTGGCCGCGGCGATCGCGTACGCCGTGCTGTTCATGCCCAAGGCCGGCGAGGACGGGGCGGCCGGTGCGGACGGCTCCCAGCGGACCGGGGCCACCGGAACGACGGCCGGCCAGGCGCCCGACGCGAGCAGCGAGCCCCGGCCCGACCAGACCTCGCCGGGCGCCGGTGCCTCCGCGTCCTCGGGGGCGGAAGCCACCCAGACGCAGACCGGTGGCGCGGGCGGTACCGGCGGCACCGGCTCGAACGTCGCCGACGGGTTCACGGTCCGCAAGGACCAGGCCGGTTTCCAGGTCGCCGTGGCCAACGGCTGGGACCGCACGCCGAAGAACGGGCGCGGTCAGGTCGTCTACGCGCACGGGGACTTCGAGCTGATCGTCGTACCGGGACGCGACAGCGCGTCGTCGAACGGCAGTGACCCGATGGTCTACCAGCGGGAGAAGGAGAGCGAGCTCCAGCCGTACCGCGCCTCCAGCTGGGCGACGGCCTCCGGGCTGCGCACGACGACGGTGGGCGCGCGGACCATGGCCGAGGGGCAGTTCACCTGGACCGACAGTGACGGGCGCGCGCTGTACGTGCGCAACCTCGCGGTGCTCATCTCAGGGCGGTACCACATCGTGCAGGTCAGAGGCCCCGAGGCGGAACGGGACGAGGTCACGCGGCTGTACGAGCAGGCGGCGGCTACTTACCAGTACACCGGCTGA
- a CDS encoding serine/threonine-protein kinase, protein MQGLLLAGRYRLADSIGSGGMGRVWRAHDELLHRAVAIKELTAALYVSESEQAVLLARTRAEARAAARINHSAVVTVHDVLEHDGRPWIVMELVEGRSLADAVKEDGRVEPAEAARIGLWVLRALRAAHSAGVLHRDVKPGNVLLSHDGRVLLTDFGIAQIEGDTTITRTGEVVGSVDYLAPERVRGQDPGPSSDLWALGATLYTAVEGRSPFRRTSPLTTLQAVVEEEAADPRYAGPLGPVITALLRKDPAVRPDTTEAEHLLAEAAEGRRPNGAQAYVPTQFGGPDRTTGGYHSTSHSMTHPASGTSGTSGISGTAGTAYVPVAPEASTPVPGHGPGHPATNPTAMGPTHLGPDASATSTQPPRRRRRLRNVALVVVVAALVGGGTAVALQKWDEGRQETGGSSEPSSASPSPTSTAASWKPVDDPLGFGLSLPDGWERKVYQDDGDLQQIDYTPDGGEHFVRIALDKSPDFGDPYAHQTDLEVQLKRLVDYNRVALEKNVYRDRDGSEWEYTWTALAKDTEFPGPRRAIEETYVSRDGTEYAIYMSSPAEDWAATAKQFKSVLQSWREPTP, encoded by the coding sequence ATGCAGGGCCTGCTCCTCGCGGGCCGCTACCGGCTTGCCGATTCCATCGGCAGCGGCGGCATGGGCCGGGTGTGGCGTGCGCACGACGAGTTGCTGCACCGGGCCGTCGCCATCAAGGAGCTGACGGCTGCCCTCTACGTCTCGGAGAGCGAGCAGGCCGTCCTGCTGGCGCGGACCAGGGCGGAGGCGCGCGCGGCGGCGCGGATCAACCACTCCGCCGTGGTCACCGTGCACGACGTGCTCGAACACGACGGCCGCCCGTGGATCGTGATGGAGCTGGTCGAGGGCCGCTCGCTGGCCGACGCCGTCAAGGAGGACGGCCGCGTCGAGCCCGCCGAGGCCGCCCGGATCGGCCTGTGGGTGCTGCGTGCCCTGCGTGCCGCGCACTCCGCGGGCGTCCTGCATCGTGACGTCAAGCCCGGCAACGTGCTCCTCTCGCACGACGGCCGCGTCCTTCTCACCGACTTCGGCATCGCCCAGATCGAGGGCGACACCACCATCACGCGCACCGGGGAGGTCGTCGGCTCGGTCGACTACCTGGCGCCCGAGCGGGTGCGCGGCCAGGACCCCGGCCCGTCCTCCGACCTGTGGGCGCTGGGCGCGACGCTGTACACGGCGGTGGAGGGGCGGTCGCCGTTCCGGCGCACCTCGCCGCTGACCACGCTCCAGGCCGTCGTCGAGGAGGAGGCCGCCGACCCGCGGTACGCGGGCCCGCTCGGCCCCGTCATCACCGCGCTGCTGCGCAAGGACCCGGCCGTCCGCCCCGACACCACCGAGGCCGAGCACCTGCTCGCCGAGGCGGCCGAGGGCCGGCGCCCGAACGGGGCACAGGCGTATGTGCCGACGCAGTTCGGGGGGCCCGACCGGACCACGGGCGGTTACCACTCCACATCGCACTCCATGACCCACCCCGCGTCCGGTACGTCGGGTACGTCAGGTATATCCGGTACGGCCGGTACGGCGTACGTGCCCGTGGCGCCGGAGGCGTCGACGCCGGTTCCCGGCCACGGACCGGGGCATCCCGCGACCAACCCGACGGCGATGGGTCCGACGCACCTCGGCCCGGACGCGTCCGCGACGTCCACCCAGCCACCCCGGCGCCGCCGCCGTCTGCGCAACGTCGCCCTCGTGGTCGTCGTCGCCGCGCTGGTCGGCGGGGGGACGGCGGTGGCGCTGCAGAAGTGGGACGAGGGGCGGCAGGAGACCGGCGGGTCGTCGGAGCCGTCGTCCGCCTCGCCGAGCCCGACGAGCACCGCCGCGTCCTGGAAGCCGGTCGACGACCCGCTCGGCTTCGGGCTGTCGCTCCCCGACGGCTGGGAGCGGAAGGTGTACCAGGACGACGGCGACCTCCAGCAGATCGACTACACGCCCGACGGCGGCGAGCACTTCGTCCGCATCGCCCTCGACAAGTCCCCCGACTTCGGCGACCCGTACGCGCACCAGACCGACCTGGAAGTGCAGCTCAAGCGGCTGGTCGACTACAACCGGGTCGCCCTGGAGAAGAACGTCTACCGCGACCGCGACGGATCCGAGTGGGAGTACACCTGGACCGCGCTGGCGAAGGACACGGAGTTCCCCGGGCCGCGCCGCGCGATCGAGGAGACGTACGTGTCCCGCGACGGCACCGAGTACGCGATCTACATGTCCTCGCCCGCCGAGGACTGGGCCGCGACGGCCAAGCAGTTCAAGTCCGTACTGCAGAGCTGGCGCGAACCGACCCCGTAG
- a CDS encoding serine/threonine-protein kinase, which yields MGTEGGGSDVRVIAGRYRLEARLGRGGMGVVWRATDQLLGRRVAVKELTQDDTLSAEEARGRRDRTLREARAVAQLSHPHIIVVHDVVEDGERPYIVMELIDGGSLADRIAGHGPLAPDEAARIGVALLGALRAAHAAGVLHRDIKPANVLLERDSDRVVLTDFGIAQVAGATTLTETGSFVGSPEYTAPERMSGARTGAESDLWSLGALLCTALSGESPFRRDSLGGILHAVVFAEIRTPPQAAPLLPVVRGLLERDPDRRLDGAEAERLLRAFLETGRTPQPVSSGYTPTQADLPQPRLDPPARERSTRGVLVAALLVAAIAGAGVSAAALLIDNRDGDGGRTPASSAPGASASGATSGVPGPAPTPAPTSTPTSTAPSAPSSTAPPAQPASGSRSPSAPSGYRAADDPAGFALAVPDGFTRVPQGERVFYMSPGQVFRLGIKIADPQPGGPLGVMERAAAEGADTNPGYHDGRVTETKHGASPAALWEFTWNGFSAAEGPRHTYDLCWEEGGRLYDVWVSAPVGKVREAREYFDVAVDTFVTG from the coding sequence ATGGGGACCGAGGGGGGCGGGAGCGACGTACGGGTCATCGCGGGCCGTTACCGGCTGGAGGCGAGGCTCGGGCGCGGGGGCATGGGGGTCGTGTGGCGGGCCACCGACCAGCTGCTGGGACGGCGTGTCGCCGTCAAGGAGCTGACCCAGGACGACACGTTGTCCGCCGAGGAGGCGCGCGGCCGCCGCGACCGGACACTGCGCGAGGCCCGCGCGGTCGCCCAGCTGAGCCACCCGCACATCATCGTCGTGCACGACGTCGTCGAGGACGGCGAACGCCCCTACATCGTCATGGAGTTGATCGACGGCGGCTCGCTCGCCGACCGGATCGCCGGGCACGGCCCGCTCGCGCCGGACGAGGCGGCCCGGATCGGCGTCGCCCTGCTGGGCGCCCTGCGCGCCGCGCACGCGGCCGGGGTCCTGCACCGGGACATCAAGCCCGCGAACGTCCTGCTGGAACGCGACAGCGACCGCGTCGTCCTCACCGACTTCGGCATCGCGCAGGTCGCGGGCGCCACCACGCTCACCGAGACCGGTTCATTCGTCGGCTCGCCCGAGTACACCGCGCCGGAGCGGATGTCCGGGGCGCGGACCGGCGCGGAGTCCGACCTGTGGTCACTCGGCGCGCTGCTGTGCACGGCGCTCAGCGGCGAGTCCCCGTTCCGGCGCGACTCGTTGGGCGGCATCCTGCACGCCGTCGTCTTCGCCGAGATCCGCACGCCCCCGCAGGCCGCGCCGCTCCTGCCCGTCGTACGGGGGCTGTTGGAGCGCGATCCGGACCGGCGGCTGGACGGGGCGGAGGCGGAGCGGCTGCTGCGCGCCTTCCTGGAGACCGGGCGGACGCCGCAACCGGTGTCGTCCGGCTACACACCGACCCAGGCCGACCTTCCCCAGCCGCGACTGGACCCGCCCGCCCGGGAGCGCTCCACGCGGGGCGTGCTGGTGGCCGCGCTGCTGGTCGCCGCGATCGCGGGGGCGGGCGTGTCGGCGGCCGCCCTGCTGATCGACAACAGGGACGGCGACGGGGGCCGTACACCGGCGAGTTCGGCACCAGGAGCCTCGGCGAGCGGTGCGACGAGCGGCGTGCCTGGACCAGCGCCCACGCCCGCACCGACTTCCACCCCCACTTCCACGGCGCCCTCCGCACCGTCCTCCACTGCGCCCCCCGCGCAGCCCGCCTCGGGGAGCCGTTCGCCGTCCGCCCCCTCCGGCTACCGCGCGGCCGACGACCCGGCCGGCTTCGCGCTCGCCGTGCCGGACGGCTTCACGCGGGTGCCGCAGGGCGAGCGGGTCTTCTACATGTCCCCGGGGCAGGTGTTCCGCCTCGGCATCAAGATCGCCGACCCGCAGCCGGGCGGCCCGCTGGGTGTGATGGAGCGCGCGGCCGCCGAGGGCGCGGACACCAACCCCGGATACCACGACGGACGGGTCACCGAGACCAAGCACGGCGCAAGCCCCGCCGCCCTCTGGGAGTTCACCTGGAACGGCTTCAGCGCGGCGGAGGGCCCCCGGCACACGTACGACCTGTGCTGGGAGGAGGGCGGGCGGCTGTACGACGTGTGGGTGTCGGCGCCGGTCGGGAAGGTACGGGAGGCACGGGAGTACTTCGACGTCGCCGTCGACACGTTCGTGACAGGGTAG
- a CDS encoding serine/threonine-protein kinase, giving the protein MSHNGGVGHESDETTSFVLQPPNPQAAVPPQAGPREPEPGVGRLVAGRYRLLAKLGHGGMGTVWRAKDETMDREVAVKEPRVPDHLPEREQANAFERMRREARAAARLDHPAVVNVHDVAVVDGRPWIVMELVQGRSLGDALQEGTVSAREAARIGLEVLGALEAAHAAGILHRDVKPDNILLGRHERIVLTDFGIARIEGETNLTDTGGFVGSPEYIAPERVLGQRPGPACDLWSLGVVLYAATEGVSPFRRSNTPATLQSVLNAVPAPPAAAQGPLAEAVNGLLEKDPARRPEAARVRALLEAAANPPAPPTQVVRQVEVPRARRRFGRAAWVGLGAAVVAAAVAGYLVVADPFAGPLPDGWKTPYAKDVTAKVAVPDSYKKAVPDRKSDNGHWVSYTDPSGAISVVLSVARKSEDTGKEIKASAAAEMYADDGEFKDNGSYGLDMPKAPKTRPDDNATFHDEKAAENTVRYTTEDRQDPRPRELRILYYKSSAGDMYRLTIAYPGAGDFTARGREVARTAIANLALDKL; this is encoded by the coding sequence ATGAGTCACAACGGGGGCGTCGGCCATGAGTCCGATGAGACGACGAGTTTTGTTCTGCAACCGCCGAACCCGCAGGCAGCCGTACCCCCGCAGGCCGGGCCGCGGGAGCCGGAGCCGGGTGTCGGGCGGCTCGTCGCGGGCCGCTACCGGCTGCTCGCCAAGCTCGGGCACGGCGGTATGGGCACGGTGTGGCGGGCCAAGGACGAGACGATGGACCGCGAGGTCGCCGTCAAGGAACCCCGTGTGCCCGATCACCTTCCCGAACGTGAACAGGCCAACGCGTTCGAGCGGATGCGCCGGGAGGCGCGTGCCGCGGCCCGGCTGGACCATCCGGCCGTCGTGAACGTGCACGACGTCGCGGTCGTCGACGGCCGCCCGTGGATCGTGATGGAACTGGTCCAGGGACGCTCACTCGGCGACGCCCTCCAGGAGGGCACTGTCAGCGCGCGCGAGGCCGCCCGGATCGGCCTGGAGGTGCTCGGCGCGCTGGAGGCCGCGCACGCGGCGGGCATCCTGCACCGGGACGTCAAACCGGACAACATCCTCCTCGGCCGCCACGAGCGCATCGTCCTCACCGACTTCGGCATCGCCCGGATCGAGGGCGAGACGAACCTGACCGACACCGGCGGCTTCGTCGGCTCGCCCGAGTACATCGCCCCCGAGCGGGTGCTGGGCCAGCGCCCCGGACCGGCCTGCGACCTGTGGTCCCTGGGCGTGGTGCTGTACGCGGCGACCGAGGGCGTCTCGCCGTTCCGCCGCAGCAACACCCCGGCCACTCTCCAGTCCGTCCTCAACGCCGTGCCCGCGCCGCCCGCCGCCGCGCAGGGGCCGCTCGCCGAGGCCGTCAACGGGCTGCTGGAGAAGGACCCGGCGCGCCGTCCGGAGGCCGCGCGGGTGCGGGCGCTGCTGGAGGCCGCGGCGAACCCGCCCGCGCCGCCCACGCAGGTCGTGCGGCAGGTCGAGGTCCCGCGCGCGCGGCGCCGCTTCGGCCGTGCCGCGTGGGTCGGGCTCGGCGCCGCGGTCGTCGCGGCGGCGGTGGCCGGGTACCTGGTGGTCGCCGACCCGTTCGCGGGGCCGCTGCCGGACGGCTGGAAGACGCCCTACGCCAAGGACGTCACCGCGAAGGTGGCGGTCCCCGACAGCTACAAGAAGGCCGTCCCCGACCGGAAGTCGGACAACGGCCACTGGGTCAGCTACACCGACCCGAGCGGCGCGATCTCGGTCGTGCTGTCGGTGGCGCGGAAGTCGGAGGACACCGGCAAGGAGATCAAGGCCTCCGCCGCCGCCGAGATGTACGCCGACGACGGCGAGTTCAAGGACAATGGCAGCTACGGCCTCGACATGCCGAAGGCCCCGAAGACCCGGCCCGACGACAACGCGACGTTCCACGACGAGAAGGCCGCCGAGAACACCGTCCGCTACACCACCGAGGACCGCCAGGACCCCCGCCCCCGCGAGCTGAGGATCCTCTACTACAAGTCCTCCGCCGGCGACATGTACCGGCTCACCATCGCCTACCCGGGCGCGGGCGACTTCACGGCACGAGGCCGCGAGGTGGCCCGCACGGCGATCGCCAACCTGGCCCTCGACAAGCTCTAG
- a CDS encoding AraC family transcriptional regulator: protein MDVVSDAISSVRTGRPHSSRLSVGGSWCTRIASYEGAGFHVVLAGSCWLLPEGGAGIPLGAGDVVLLPHGAGHVLADGPVDAATAARAVPFEEGVRHPAAGGTELLCGKYRLDRSRAHPLLAELPQVVHLPSRTDRPAELRSAVGLLAGELDGCRPGSSLALPSLLDLLLVYMVRAWLARAATGTWPAVLGDPVATAALRALHADPAAPWTNDSLAARAGVSRATLARRFTALVGRPPMAYLTWWRLTLAAARLRDTDAPLAAVARETGYGSPYALSHAFSREFGTTPGRYRTQGGPGRAG from the coding sequence ATGGACGTGGTGAGCGACGCGATCTCCTCCGTACGCACCGGGCGGCCGCACTCCAGCCGGCTGAGCGTGGGCGGGAGTTGGTGCACCCGGATCGCCTCCTACGAAGGCGCCGGGTTCCATGTCGTCCTGGCGGGGAGCTGCTGGCTGCTGCCGGAGGGCGGGGCGGGGATCCCGCTCGGCGCGGGGGATGTCGTCCTGCTGCCCCACGGCGCCGGGCATGTGCTGGCCGACGGGCCGGTGGACGCGGCGACGGCGGCCCGCGCGGTGCCGTTCGAGGAAGGTGTGCGGCACCCCGCGGCGGGCGGGACGGAGTTGCTCTGCGGCAAGTACCGGCTGGACCGCAGCCGGGCGCACCCGCTGCTGGCGGAGCTGCCCCAGGTGGTGCACCTGCCGAGCCGGACCGACCGGCCGGCCGAACTCCGGTCCGCCGTCGGCCTGCTGGCCGGCGAGCTCGATGGCTGTCGGCCCGGCTCCTCCCTGGCCCTGCCCAGCCTCCTCGACCTGCTGCTCGTCTACATGGTCCGGGCGTGGCTGGCGCGGGCCGCGACGGGCACCTGGCCGGCCGTCCTGGGCGACCCCGTGGCCACGGCCGCGCTGCGCGCGCTGCACGCCGACCCGGCCGCGCCCTGGACCAACGACAGCCTGGCGGCCCGGGCGGGCGTCTCCCGGGCGACGCTGGCGCGCCGCTTCACCGCGCTGGTCGGCCGCCCGCCGATGGCGTACCTCACCTGGTGGCGGCTGACCCTGGCCGCGGCCCGGCTGCGCGACACGGACGCGCCGCTGGCGGCCGTGGCCCGCGAGACGGGGTACGGCAGCCCGTACGCCCTCTCCCACGCCTTCAGCCGGGAGTTCGGGACGACACCGGGGAGGTACCGGACGCAGGGCGGTCCAGGACGTGCCGGCTAG